The Roseovarius indicus genome has a segment encoding these proteins:
- a CDS encoding glycosyltransferase: MNILFIHQNFPGQYKHLAPLLASKGHQCVSLTLRVKEPTTWKGVKVLPYALPDRGVQNVHPWLLDLDSKVTRGQACFLAARKLRDNGFVPDLILAHPGWGEAMFLHDVWPDARIGLYCELYHRSGHPHLNFDPEFEQSDTELQPLRIRMKNINNHLHFPTATAGISPTSFQADTFPPEFRDKITVCHDGIDTKTASANPAVRLEIGDLDVTRDDEVITFVNRNLEPYRGYHVFMRALPRLLKERPNAKVLIVGGDEVSYGAQPPKGQTWKQIFIDEVRGRIATKDWDRVHFLGRIPYSKFVQLLQVSRVHVYLTYPFVLSWSLMEAMSCEAAIVASGTAPVREVIRDGETGRLVDFFDQEALVDRVCELLDDEEQRRALGRAARRLMIDDYDLQKTCLPRQLSWVDSVMRSEPPGPPRD; the protein is encoded by the coding sequence ATGAATATCCTTTTCATTCACCAGAATTTTCCGGGCCAGTACAAGCACCTGGCTCCGCTCCTGGCATCGAAGGGGCACCAGTGCGTGTCGCTCACCCTGCGCGTCAAGGAACCGACCACGTGGAAGGGTGTGAAGGTGCTGCCCTATGCCCTGCCCGACCGTGGCGTGCAGAACGTGCATCCGTGGCTGCTTGATCTCGACAGCAAGGTCACGCGTGGGCAGGCGTGTTTCCTTGCGGCGCGCAAGCTGCGGGACAACGGCTTTGTGCCCGACCTGATCCTTGCGCATCCGGGCTGGGGCGAGGCGATGTTCCTGCATGACGTCTGGCCCGACGCCCGTATCGGGCTTTACTGCGAGCTATATCACCGGTCGGGTCATCCGCATTTGAACTTCGATCCGGAGTTCGAGCAATCGGACACGGAGTTGCAGCCGCTGCGCATCCGGATGAAAAACATCAACAATCATCTGCATTTCCCAACGGCGACGGCCGGTATCAGCCCGACGAGCTTCCAGGCCGACACCTTCCCGCCCGAGTTTCGCGACAAGATCACCGTTTGCCATGACGGCATCGATACTAAGACCGCCAGCGCGAACCCCGCTGTGCGGCTGGAGATCGGCGATCTCGACGTCACGCGCGACGACGAGGTCATCACTTTCGTGAACCGCAACCTCGAGCCCTATCGCGGCTATCACGTCTTCATGCGCGCCCTGCCCCGGCTGCTGAAGGAACGGCCGAACGCCAAGGTTCTGATCGTCGGTGGCGACGAGGTGAGCTATGGCGCCCAGCCACCCAAGGGGCAGACATGGAAACAGATCTTCATCGACGAGGTGCGCGGGCGCATCGCCACGAAAGACTGGGACCGCGTGCATTTCCTTGGCCGCATCCCCTACAGCAAATTCGTGCAACTGCTGCAGGTCAGCCGGGTGCATGTTTACCTGACCTACCCGTTCGTCCTGAGCTGGAGCCTGATGGAGGCGATGAGTTGCGAGGCGGCCATCGTGGCCAGCGGCACCGCCCCGGTGCGCGAGGTGATTCGCGATGGCGAGACCGGACGGCTGGTGGATTTCTTCGATCAGGAGGCGCTGGTTGACCGGGTCTGCGAACTGCTTGATGACGAAGAGCAGCGCCGCGCCTTGGGCCGGGCGGCCCGCCGGCTGATGATCGACGACTACGATTTGCAGAAGACCTGCCTGCCGCGGCAGCTTTCCTGGGTCGATTCAGTCATGCGAAGCGAGCCCCCGGGCCCGCCCCGCGACTGA
- the leuS gene encoding leucine--tRNA ligase, whose product MSRYSAAEIEAKWQQAWDKAEVFRAERTQDKPKYYVLEMFPYPSGRIHMGHVRNYTMGDVIARHRLATGHNVLHPMGWDAFGMPAENAAMASGGHPKDWTYGNIADMRGQMKPLGLSIDWTREFATCDPEYYGQQQALFLDFLEKGLVYRKNAVVNWDPVDMTVLANEQVIDGKGWRSGADVERRELTQWFFKISDFSEELLEALDGLDNWPAKVRLMQENWIGKSRGLQFSFERTDGGEIEVYTTRPDTLLGASFIGISPDHPLAKELAESNPEVAAFRAECSKGGTTEEALEKAEKLGFDTGLTVKHPLDPNWELPVWIANFILMDYGTGAIFGCPAHDQRDLDFCRKYDLPVIDTFFAMDDQTPVATEAFVPPKTDKVKWVNHFAGIDVATGQEAIDATIDYAEKNGWGTGVTKFRLRDWGLSRQRYWGCPIPVVHCETCGVVPEKKENLPVELPYDEDGKPIDFATPGNPLDRHPTWRDCACPKCGAPAKRETDTMDTFVDSSWYFARFTAPRAETPTDMVEAEYWMNVDQYIGGIEHAILHLLYSRFFARAMHICGHLPEKAIEPFDALFTQGMVTHAIYQTKDDKGRAVYHFPEDVEEGDGGMRLKATGEAVEIVPSAKMSKSKKNVVDPVNIIQEFGADTARWFVLSDSPPERDVEWTAAGAEAAFKHLSRVHRIVTEIAVSTEAATPEADEALRREMHKTIHDVTGGVESFGFNAAIAKLYAFTNTLARSQAGAEAKREAAVTLVQLMSPMTPHLSEELWSTLGQEGLVTTAKWPVAEEAMLVDDTITMPIQINGKRRAEIEVPKDMDKAEVEKAALSNDAVIRSLDGAQPKKVIVVPGRIVNVVV is encoded by the coding sequence ATGTCGCGCTACTCCGCCGCCGAAATCGAAGCCAAGTGGCAACAGGCCTGGGACAAGGCCGAGGTGTTCCGCGCCGAGCGGACACAGGATAAACCCAAGTACTACGTGCTCGAGATGTTCCCGTATCCCTCGGGCCGCATCCACATGGGCCACGTGCGCAACTACACGATGGGCGACGTGATCGCCCGGCACAGGCTGGCGACCGGGCACAACGTGCTGCACCCGATGGGGTGGGACGCGTTCGGTATGCCGGCCGAGAACGCGGCGATGGCCTCGGGTGGCCACCCGAAAGACTGGACCTATGGCAACATCGCCGACATGCGCGGCCAGATGAAACCGCTGGGCCTGTCGATCGACTGGACCCGCGAATTCGCCACCTGCGACCCGGAATATTACGGCCAGCAACAGGCGCTGTTCCTCGATTTCCTCGAGAAGGGCCTCGTCTACCGCAAGAACGCCGTGGTCAACTGGGACCCGGTCGATATGACCGTGCTCGCCAACGAACAGGTGATCGACGGCAAGGGCTGGCGCTCGGGTGCCGATGTCGAGCGGCGTGAGCTCACCCAGTGGTTCTTCAAGATTTCCGACTTCTCGGAAGAGCTTCTGGAGGCGCTCGACGGGCTCGACAACTGGCCTGCCAAGGTGCGGCTCATGCAGGAGAACTGGATCGGCAAGTCGCGCGGGCTTCAGTTCAGTTTCGAGCGCACCGATGGCGGCGAGATCGAGGTCTACACCACCCGGCCTGACACGCTTCTGGGCGCCTCCTTCATCGGCATTTCGCCCGATCACCCGCTGGCCAAGGAACTGGCGGAGAGCAACCCCGAGGTGGCCGCGTTCCGCGCCGAGTGTTCCAAGGGCGGCACCACGGAAGAGGCGCTGGAGAAGGCCGAGAAGCTGGGCTTCGATACCGGGCTGACCGTCAAGCACCCGCTCGACCCGAATTGGGAGCTGCCGGTCTGGATCGCCAATTTCATCCTGATGGATTATGGCACCGGCGCGATCTTCGGCTGCCCGGCCCATGACCAGCGCGACCTCGATTTCTGCCGCAAGTACGACTTGCCGGTGATCGACACCTTCTTCGCGATGGATGACCAAACGCCGGTCGCGACTGAAGCTTTCGTGCCGCCCAAGACCGACAAGGTGAAATGGGTGAACCATTTCGCCGGCATAGACGTGGCAACCGGTCAGGAGGCGATCGACGCCACCATCGACTATGCCGAAAAGAACGGCTGGGGCACAGGTGTAACCAAGTTCCGCCTGCGCGACTGGGGGCTCAGCCGCCAGCGCTACTGGGGTTGCCCGATCCCGGTGGTGCATTGCGAGACCTGCGGCGTGGTGCCGGAGAAGAAGGAGAACCTCCCCGTCGAACTGCCTTACGACGAGGACGGCAAACCGATCGACTTCGCCACCCCCGGCAACCCGCTCGACCGTCACCCGACATGGCGCGACTGTGCCTGCCCGAAATGCGGCGCCCCGGCCAAGCGCGAGACCGACACGATGGACACGTTCGTCGACAGCTCGTGGTACTTCGCTCGCTTCACCGCGCCCCGCGCCGAGACGCCGACCGATATGGTCGAGGCCGAGTACTGGATGAATGTCGACCAGTATATCGGCGGCATCGAGCACGCGATCCTGCACCTGCTCTATTCGCGGTTTTTCGCCCGGGCGATGCATATCTGCGGCCACCTGCCCGAGAAGGCGATCGAGCCGTTTGACGCGCTTTTCACGCAGGGGATGGTGACGCACGCCATTTACCAGACGAAGGATGACAAGGGCCGTGCGGTCTACCACTTCCCCGAAGACGTGGAAGAAGGTGATGGCGGTATGCGTCTCAAGGCGACGGGCGAGGCGGTGGAAATCGTCCCCTCCGCCAAGATGTCGAAATCGAAAAAGAACGTGGTCGACCCGGTCAACATCATTCAGGAGTTCGGCGCCGACACCGCGCGCTGGTTCGTTCTCTCCGACAGTCCGCCCGAGCGCGATGTCGAATGGACGGCAGCGGGCGCCGAGGCAGCGTTCAAGCACCTGTCCCGCGTCCACCGCATCGTCACCGAGATCGCCGTCAGCACCGAGGCGGCCACGCCAGAGGCCGACGAGGCGCTCCGGCGCGAGATGCACAAGACCATCCACGACGTGACTGGCGGGGTCGAAAGCTTCGGCTTCAACGCCGCCATCGCCAAGCTTTACGCCTTCACCAACACGCTGGCCCGCTCGCAGGCCGGGGCGGAGGCCAAACGCGAGGCGGCGGTGACGCTCGTGCAACTGATGTCGCCGATGACGCCACATTTGTCCGAGGAGCTCTGGTCAACGCTGGGGCAGGAAGGGCTTGTCACCACCGCCAAATGGCCCGTGGCCGAGGAGGCGATGCTGGTCGACGATACCATCACGATGCCGATCCAGATCAACGGCAAGCGCCGGGCGGAAATCGAGGTTCCCAAGGACATGGACAAGGCAGAGGTTGAAAAAGCCGCGCTGTCGAACGATGCTGTCATCAGGTCGCTGGATGGGGCCCAGCCCAAGAAGGTTATCGTCGTCCCCGGTCGGATCGTGAATGTCGTCGTTTAA
- the lptE gene encoding LPS assembly lipoprotein LptE → MSSFNRRLFLLSGAALAGCGFTPAYGPGGAATRLQNAVLVDEPDSRPGYLLTRRFEERLGRANPGRYALSYSIVITENAIAISSNNVITRYNMLGKVTFALRDIDTDKVLTSGKADSFTSYSASGTTVATQAAKRDAEARLMTILTDMIITRLTAEAGTLPA, encoded by the coding sequence ATGTCGTCGTTTAACCGCCGTCTTTTCCTGTTGTCGGGCGCCGCTTTGGCCGGTTGCGGGTTCACGCCTGCCTATGGCCCTGGCGGGGCGGCGACCCGGTTGCAGAACGCGGTGCTGGTGGACGAGCCCGACAGCCGTCCGGGCTACCTCCTGACCCGCCGGTTCGAGGAACGGCTGGGCCGGGCCAACCCGGGGCGCTATGCGCTGTCCTACTCGATCGTCATCACCGAGAATGCCATCGCGATCTCGTCGAACAACGTCATCACCCGCTACAACATGCTGGGCAAGGTGACCTTCGCGCTGCGCGATATCGACACCGACAAGGTTCTGACCAGCGGCAAGGCCGACAGTTTCACCAGCTATTCTGCGTCCGGCACCACCGTCGCCACACAGGCCGCGAAACGCGATGCAGAGGCGCGGCTGATGACCATTCTCACCGACATGATCATCACCCGGCTGACAGCCGAGGCCGGCACGCTGCCCGCATGA
- the holA gene encoding DNA polymerase III subunit delta produces the protein MKLSPRDAPGYFARPETNRAGLLIYGNDAMRVAMRRQEVIKALIGPQGEEEMRLTRMNAAELRKDPAMLLDAVKAQGFFPGPRVAFVEDANDNVAGPVTDALTDWREGDAQVVVTAGQLKATSKLRKLFEGHKNAYAVAIYDDPPSRAEIEGVLKQAGLTDVGNEAMRDLTALSRELDPGDFRQTIEKLSLYKLGDDQPVGPEDVAACAPASTEAEMDDVLHIVAEARPGEIGPVMKRLRAQGVQPVGLCMAASRHFRTLYAAASDPGGPAQGIARVRPPVFGPRRDRMQRQAQAWGAAKLEEAVTLLTDTDLRLRSAGQTAPDMALVERTLIRLAMMVRR, from the coding sequence ATGAAACTGAGCCCGCGCGACGCGCCCGGCTATTTCGCCCGGCCCGAAACGAACCGGGCGGGGCTGCTGATCTATGGCAATGACGCGATGCGCGTGGCCATGCGGCGGCAGGAGGTGATCAAGGCGCTGATCGGCCCGCAGGGCGAGGAAGAGATGCGCCTGACCCGGATGAACGCGGCCGAGCTGCGCAAGGACCCGGCGATGCTGCTTGATGCGGTGAAGGCGCAGGGGTTCTTTCCGGGGCCGCGCGTGGCCTTCGTGGAAGACGCCAATGACAACGTCGCGGGGCCGGTGACCGATGCCCTGACGGACTGGCGCGAGGGCGACGCGCAGGTCGTGGTGACCGCCGGGCAGCTCAAGGCCACGTCGAAGCTGCGCAAGCTGTTCGAGGGCCACAAGAACGCCTATGCCGTTGCAATCTATGACGATCCTCCGTCGCGGGCCGAGATCGAGGGCGTTCTGAAACAGGCCGGTCTGACCGATGTCGGCAACGAGGCGATGCGCGATCTGACGGCCCTGTCGCGGGAGCTCGACCCCGGCGATTTCCGCCAGACGATCGAGAAACTGTCGCTCTACAAGCTCGGCGACGACCAGCCTGTCGGCCCCGAAGATGTCGCCGCCTGCGCGCCCGCGTCGACCGAAGCCGAGATGGACGACGTGCTGCATATCGTGGCCGAGGCGCGGCCCGGAGAGATCGGGCCGGTGATGAAACGCCTGCGGGCACAGGGGGTGCAGCCGGTCGGCCTCTGCATGGCGGCCTCGCGCCATTTCCGCACGCTCTATGCCGCCGCGTCCGACCCGGGCGGGCCGGCGCAGGGGATCGCGCGGGTGCGCCCGCCGGTCTTCGGGCCGCGGCGCGACCGGATGCAGCGGCAGGCCCAGGCCTGGGGGGCGGCGAAGCTGGAAGAGGCGGTGACCCTGCTCACCGACACCGACCTGCGGTTGCGCTCGGCCGGGCAGACGGCGCCGGACATGGCGCTGGTGGAGCGGACGTTGATCCGGCTGGCGATGATGGTGCGGCGCTGA
- a CDS encoding MFS transporter has protein sequence MARNIRLYRWFRFFQSLVFWQAVWFLYFQSTLSPAEAVLLYAVYDVATTALEVPSGYMSDRLGRRTTLIASGVTGVAGAALLASGDSFLLLAAAQVLIGAAMAFSSGTDSALLYESLAAADREAEIEQQELTAWRFSFAALALSALTGGLLYRLDPTAPFWAGTLTGLVVLALTLAFRDPPQKTDEALEPLSQLANLRDALRNPVLAWLFALSMAMYGFSHLPFVFGQPFILDALTKAGLAAEAPVVSGAVSATMMVISVAASLFAPRLRTQFGLPAILLLAFALQIALCGILALSDSVIVIAFLFLRMVPDSLSRPFLIARVQTLLTSGSRATYLSLQSFCGRLVFAATLYLVSTAMAGPKEMDHADIQTVLGWSVLVGVVIFGGLALAARRVPVEPD, from the coding sequence ATGGCGCGGAACATCCGCCTCTACCGCTGGTTCCGCTTCTTCCAAAGCCTCGTCTTCTGGCAGGCCGTCTGGTTTCTGTACTTCCAAAGCACCCTGTCCCCCGCCGAGGCGGTGCTGCTCTACGCCGTCTACGACGTGGCAACGACCGCCCTCGAAGTGCCCTCGGGCTACATGTCCGACAGGCTCGGCCGCCGCACCACCCTGATCGCCTCGGGCGTCACGGGTGTGGCGGGGGCCGCGCTGCTGGCCAGCGGCGACAGCTTCCTGCTGCTCGCCGCGGCCCAGGTCCTGATCGGCGCGGCCATGGCGTTTTCCTCCGGCACCGACAGCGCGCTCCTCTACGAATCCCTCGCCGCCGCCGACCGCGAGGCCGAGATCGAACAGCAGGAGCTCACCGCCTGGCGCTTCTCCTTCGCGGCGCTCGCCCTCTCCGCCCTCACCGGCGGCCTGCTCTACCGGCTCGACCCCACCGCCCCCTTCTGGGCCGGCACCCTGACGGGGCTCGTGGTGCTGGCCCTCACCCTCGCCTTCCGCGACCCGCCGCAGAAAACCGACGAGGCCCTCGAACCCCTCTCCCAACTCGCCAACCTGCGCGACGCCCTCCGCAACCCCGTGCTCGCCTGGCTCTTCGCCCTCAGCATGGCGATGTACGGCTTCAGCCACCTCCCCTTCGTCTTCGGCCAGCCCTTCATCCTCGACGCCCTCACCAAGGCCGGCCTCGCCGCCGAGGCGCCCGTGGTCAGCGGCGCGGTCTCGGCCACCATGATGGTCATCTCCGTCGCCGCCTCCCTCTTCGCCCCGCGCCTCAGAACCCAGTTCGGGCTTCCCGCCATCCTCCTCCTCGCCTTCGCCCTACAGATCGCCCTCTGCGGCATCCTCGCCCTCAGCGATTCCGTCATCGTCATCGCCTTCCTCTTCCTCCGCATGGTCCCCGACTCCCTCTCCCGCCCCTTCCTCATCGCCCGGGTGCAAACCCTCCTGACAAGCGGCAGCCGCGCCACCTACCTCTCCCTGCAAAGCTTCTGCGGAAGGCTCGTCTTCGCCGCCACGCTCTACCTCGTCTCAACCGCCATGGCCGGGCCCAAGGAGATGGACCACGCGGATATCCAGACGGTCCTGGGCTGGTCGGTTTTGGTGGGGGTGGTGATCTTTGGCGGCTTGGCGCTGGCGGCAAGGCGGGTGCCGGTGGAGCCGGATTAG
- a CDS encoding GFA family protein: MTCSASCLCGAVTITFAEAPKETGACHCSMCRKWTGGIYLAIPCAAGQATVTGEDNIGTYPSSDWAERTFCKTCGSSLFYRLTAPGPHQGDMFIGMGLLDDPNGVKLTEEVFVDEKPDGYAFAGNTKKMTGAEVFAQFAPGDATGA; encoded by the coding sequence ATGACATGCAGCGCATCCTGCCTTTGCGGCGCCGTGACAATCACCTTCGCCGAGGCGCCGAAAGAAACCGGCGCCTGCCACTGCTCCATGTGCCGCAAATGGACAGGCGGCATCTACCTCGCGATCCCCTGCGCAGCCGGCCAGGCCACCGTCACGGGCGAAGACAATATCGGCACCTACCCCTCCTCCGACTGGGCCGAACGCACCTTCTGCAAGACCTGCGGCTCAAGCCTCTTCTACCGCCTCACCGCTCCCGGTCCCCATCAGGGCGACATGTTCATCGGCATGGGCCTGCTCGACGACCCGAACGGCGTCAAGCTGACCGAGGAGGTCTTCGTCGACGAAAAGCCCGACGGCTATGCTTTCGCAGGCAATACGAAAAAGATGACCGGCGCCGAGGTCTTCGCCCAGTTCGCCCCCGGTGACGCGACCGGAGCCTGA
- a CDS encoding glutathione S-transferase family protein, whose protein sequence is MYKVIGSRASRGLRVLWMLEELGQPYEHVPAKPRSDEALAANPSGKIPALQVDGETITDAVAIMTYLADRHEALTFGAGTLERARQDAFTLMILDEVENLLWMAARHTFVLPEERRVPEIKDSLKWEYEQALPRLEAAMTGPFLTGEMMTLPDMLLTHCLGWAERAGFAEAPAKLADLRARMEARDAFQRVLELP, encoded by the coding sequence ATGTACAAGGTCATTGGCAGCCGTGCGTCGCGGGGCCTTCGGGTGCTGTGGATGCTGGAAGAACTGGGGCAGCCTTACGAGCATGTGCCGGCCAAGCCGCGGAGTGACGAAGCGCTGGCGGCGAACCCGTCGGGGAAGATCCCGGCCTTGCAGGTGGATGGCGAGACGATCACCGACGCGGTGGCGATCATGACCTACCTGGCCGACCGGCACGAGGCGCTTACCTTTGGCGCCGGGACGCTGGAGCGGGCGCGGCAGGATGCGTTCACGCTGATGATTCTGGACGAGGTGGAGAACCTGTTGTGGATGGCGGCGCGGCATACCTTCGTGCTGCCGGAAGAGCGGCGGGTGCCGGAGATTAAGGATTCGTTAAAGTGGGAGTACGAACAGGCGCTTCCCCGGCTGGAAGCGGCGATGACGGGCCCGTTCCTGACGGGGGAAATGATGACCCTCCCCGACATGCTGTTGACCCATTGCCTTGGCTGGGCCGAGCGGGCCGGGTTTGCCGAGGCGCCGGCCAAGCTGGCCGATCTGCGGGCGCGGATGGAGGCGCGTGATGCGTTCCAGCGGGTGCTGGAGCTGCCGTGA
- a CDS encoding HNH endonuclease encodes MDDPICPLCGRPIPPEAKQSLHHLVPKLKGGKGGPVVLLHQICHNEIHATLTEAELAREFSTIEALKAHPRLEKFIRWVAKRPPGFHSKTPGGRRKR; translated from the coding sequence ATGGACGATCCGATCTGTCCGCTATGCGGCCGGCCTATTCCGCCCGAGGCCAAGCAGAGCCTGCATCACCTTGTGCCCAAGCTGAAGGGCGGCAAGGGCGGGCCGGTCGTGCTGTTGCACCAGATCTGTCATAACGAGATCCATGCCACGCTGACCGAGGCGGAGCTGGCGCGGGAATTCTCCACAATAGAGGCGCTGAAGGCGCATCCGCGGCTGGAGAAGTTCATCCGGTGGGTGGCGAAGCGGCCGCCGGGGTTTCATTCGAAAACGCCGGGCGGGCGGCGCAAGCGCTAG
- a CDS encoding LysR family transcriptional regulator, translated as MAYLDNIRTFVRVYELGNMSAAARDQRISAAVASARISQLEEHLGVRLFQRTTRQLNPTEQGRLFYPGACKILEAVEDAEAEITSVTRTPRGTLFIAAPLGIGRRLIAPHVPAFKQAYPLINIRLRLSDRALDLPGEGLDVAFFLGLPRDSTLKMRKIADCPRVLCAAPVYLENKGHPKRPTDLTSGAHDCLNLRYPGAQEFQWPLETPDGVERFSVKGPFESDDGDVLTSWALDGHGIILKPRFEVADHLATGRLLPVLEDCPPVPVQLGCLYAHRRHQDPKTRLLIDFMAERISEALADTPQAA; from the coding sequence ATGGCCTATCTCGACAACATCCGCACCTTCGTTCGTGTCTACGAACTGGGCAACATGTCCGCCGCCGCCCGCGATCAGCGTATCTCGGCGGCCGTCGCCTCGGCCCGCATTTCACAACTGGAAGAACACCTTGGCGTCCGCCTCTTCCAGCGCACCACGCGACAGCTGAACCCCACCGAACAGGGCCGCCTCTTCTACCCCGGCGCCTGCAAGATCCTCGAGGCGGTCGAGGATGCCGAGGCCGAAATCACCTCCGTCACCCGCACGCCCCGCGGCACGCTCTTCATCGCGGCACCCCTCGGAATCGGCCGCCGCCTGATCGCCCCACACGTCCCCGCCTTCAAGCAGGCCTACCCTCTCATCAACATCCGCCTGCGCCTCTCCGACCGCGCGCTCGACCTGCCCGGCGAAGGGCTCGACGTGGCCTTCTTCCTCGGCCTGCCGCGCGACTCCACCCTCAAGATGCGCAAGATCGCCGATTGTCCCCGCGTCCTTTGCGCCGCCCCCGTCTACCTCGAAAACAAAGGGCATCCGAAACGCCCCACCGACCTCACCTCGGGCGCCCATGACTGCCTCAACCTCCGCTACCCCGGCGCGCAGGAATTCCAGTGGCCCTTGGAAACCCCCGACGGGGTCGAACGCTTCTCGGTCAAGGGACCGTTCGAATCCGACGATGGCGACGTGCTGACAAGCTGGGCGCTCGACGGCCACGGCATCATCCTGAAGCCCCGGTTCGAGGTGGCCGACCACCTCGCCACGGGCCGCCTTCTCCCGGTGCTGGAAGACTGCCCGCCCGTCCCGGTGCAACTGGGCTGCCTCTACGCCCACCGCCGCCACCAGGACCCCAAGACGCGCCTGCTGATCGACTTCATGGCCGAGCGCATTTCCGAGGCTTTGGCCGACACGCCCCAGGCCGCCTAG
- a CDS encoding urate hydroxylase PuuD encodes MYELAIIWDWLGFAIRWLHVITAMAWIGSSFYFIALDLGLRKAPDLPEGAHGEEWQVHGGGFYHIRKYLVAPERMPEHLTWFKWESYSTWLSGAALLMVVYWAGAELYLIDRTKVDLAVWQGIAISAASLGVGWLVYDRLCKSPLGERPTLLMVLLFGLLVAMGWGYTQVFTGRAMMLHLGAFTATIMTANVFLIIIPNQKIVVADLKAGRVPDAKYGKIAKLRSTHNNYLTLPVIFLMLSNHYPLAFATEWNWVIAALVFLMGVTIRHWFNTRHAGTGNPHWTWAVTVLLFLAVMWLSTAPLRQGDLDEAEARELSASERVYAEAEGFEEARDIVLGRCSMCHAREPVWTGVRRAPKNVLLETEAEIAAHATPIFLQAGASHAMPPGNVTWMEEDERRVIVAWYRAANGG; translated from the coding sequence ATGTATGAACTTGCGATCATCTGGGACTGGCTCGGCTTTGCCATCCGCTGGCTGCATGTCATCACGGCGATGGCGTGGATCGGGTCGTCGTTCTACTTCATCGCGCTGGACCTTGGGCTGCGCAAGGCGCCGGACCTGCCGGAAGGCGCGCATGGCGAGGAGTGGCAGGTGCATGGGGGCGGGTTCTACCATATCCGCAAGTACCTCGTGGCACCGGAGCGGATGCCGGAGCACCTGACGTGGTTCAAATGGGAGAGCTATTCGACGTGGTTGTCGGGGGCGGCTTTGCTGATGGTGGTCTACTGGGCCGGGGCGGAGTTGTACCTGATCGACCGGACGAAGGTGGATCTGGCCGTCTGGCAGGGGATCGCGATTTCGGCGGCCTCGCTGGGGGTGGGCTGGCTGGTTTATGACCGGCTGTGCAAGTCGCCGCTGGGGGAGCGGCCGACGTTGCTGATGGTGCTGCTGTTCGGGCTGCTGGTGGCGATGGGGTGGGGGTATACGCAGGTCTTCACGGGGCGCGCGATGATGCTGCACCTCGGCGCCTTCACGGCGACGATCATGACGGCGAACGTGTTTCTCATCATCATTCCGAACCAGAAGATCGTGGTGGCGGACCTGAAGGCGGGCCGGGTGCCGGATGCGAAATACGGGAAGATCGCGAAGCTGCGGTCGACGCATAACAACTATCTGACTTTGCCGGTTATTTTCCTGATGTTGAGCAATCATTACCCGCTGGCCTTTGCGACCGAGTGGAACTGGGTCATTGCGGCGCTGGTGTTCCTGATGGGGGTGACGATCCGGCATTGGTTCAACACGCGGCATGCGGGGACGGGGAACCCGCACTGGACATGGGCGGTGACGGTGCTGCTGTTCCTGGCGGTCATGTGGCTGTCGACGGCGCCCTTGCGGCAGGGGGATCTGGATGAGGCGGAGGCAAGGGAATTGTCAGCGTCTGAAAGGGTTTATGCAGAGGCCGAGGGGTTCGAAGAGGCGCGAGATATCGTGCTGGGGCGGTGTTCGATGTGCCATGCGCGGGAGCCTGTCTGGACGGGGGTCAGGCGGGCACCGAAGAACGTGCTGCTGGAGACGGAGGCGGAGATTGCGGCGCATGCGACGCCTATTTTCCTGCAGGCCGGGGCGAGCCATGCGATGCCGCCGGGGAACGTGACCTGGATGGAAGAGGACGAGCGGCGGGTGATCGTGGCGTGGTACCGGGCGGCGAACGGGGGGTGA
- the arsC gene encoding arsenate reductase (glutaredoxin) (This arsenate reductase requires both glutathione and glutaredoxin to convert arsenate to arsenite, after which the efflux transporter formed by ArsA and ArsB can extrude the arsenite from the cell, providing resistance.) has product MTTIWHNPRCSKSRQALALLEERGEKITIRRYLDEPPTLAELQDAQSKLGLPAIQMIRTGEAVFKEMGLSKSDPDETLLKAMAEAPKLIERPVIFSGEKAVIARPPEKALDIL; this is encoded by the coding sequence ATGACAACCATCTGGCACAACCCCCGCTGCTCGAAATCCCGCCAGGCCCTCGCCCTGCTGGAAGAGCGCGGCGAAAAGATCACCATCCGCCGCTACCTCGACGAGCCGCCCACTCTGGCCGAACTGCAGGACGCCCAGTCGAAACTCGGCCTGCCCGCCATCCAGATGATCCGCACGGGCGAAGCCGTCTTCAAGGAGATGGGGCTCTCGAAATCCGACCCCGACGAGACCCTGTTAAAGGCCATGGCCGAAGCCCCGAAACTCATCGAACGCCCGGTCATATTCTCCGGCGAGAAAGCCGTCATCGCCCGCCCGCCGGAAAAGGCCCTCGACATCCTCTGA